In Lolium rigidum isolate FL_2022 chromosome 3, APGP_CSIRO_Lrig_0.1, whole genome shotgun sequence, the genomic window ctttgtattgcttcaatgcctttactttgaattattgctttatgagttaactcttatgcaagacttattgatgcttgtcttgaagtgctattcatgaaaagtctttgctttatgattcacttgtttactcatgtcatatacattgttttgatcgctgcattcactacatatgctttacaaatagtatgatcaaggttatgatggcatgtcactccggaaattatccgtgttatcgttttacccgctcgggacgagcggaactaagcttggggatgctgatacgtctcgacgtatcgataatttcttatgttccatgccacattattgatattatctacatgttttatgcacactttatgtcatattcgtgcattttctggaactaacctattaacaagatgccgaagtgccgattctttgttccagctgtttttggtttcagaaatcctagtaacgaaatattctcggaattggacgaaatcaacgcccagggtcctattttgccacgaagcttccagaagaccgaagaggagacgaagtggggccacgaggtggccacaccctagggcggcacggcccccccttggccgcgcggccctatggtgtgggcccctcgtgccgcctcttgacctgcccttccgcctacttaaagcctccatcgcgaaacccccagtaccgagagccacgatacggaaaaccttccagagacgccgccgccgccgatcccatctcgggggatccgagagatcgcctccggcaccccgccggagaggggattcatctcccggaggactctacgccgccatggtcgcctccggagtgatgtgtgagtagtctacccctggactatgggtccatagcagtagctagatggttgtcttctccccattgtgcttcattgtcggatcttgtgagctgcctaacatgatcaagatcatctatctgtaattctatatgttgcgtttgttgggatccgatgaatagagaatacttgttatgttgattatcaaagttatgtctatgtgttgtttatgatcttgcatgctctccgttactagtagatgctctggccaagtagatgcttgtaactccaagagggagtatttatgctcgatagtgggttcatgcctccattgatatccgggacggtgacgagaaagttctaaggttgtggatgtgcttgttgccactagggataaaacattggtgctatgttcgaggatgtagttactcgattacattacgcgcaatacttaatgcaattatctcgttgttagcaacttaatactcggagggggttcggatgataacccgaaggtggactttttaggcatagatgcatgctctggatggcggtctatgtactttgtcgtaatgcccaattaaatctcactatactcatcatgatatgtatgtgcatggtcatgccctctttatttgtcaattgcccaactataatttgttcacccaacatgccgtttatcttatgggagagacacctctagtgaactgtggaccccggtccaattctctatactgaaatacaatctactcgcaatacttgttctacttgttttctcgcaaacaatcatcttccacacaatacggttaatcctttgttacgaagtaagccggtgagattgacaacctcactcgtttcgttggggcaaagtactttggttgtgttgtgcaggttccacgttggcgccggaatccccggtgttgcgccgcactacatcccgccgccatcaaccttcaacgtgcttcttggctcctcctggttcgataaaccttggtttctttctgagggaaaacttgctgctgtgcgcatcataccttcctcttggggttcccaacgaacgtgtgagttacacgccatcacccaaccattcatcataggcaaagaaacagattctagatctgaactagatctgaacttgaacacattcgagattatttgcaaaattaaacggttgatatcttttgattagtgcacaaaataactgattgagatcccacgattacttgcataaattaactgattgagatccaatattacttgcataaattaaccgaacagccgaaccccaaatcttaaacgaaatcaagaagtgatcaaaacaaaatggaataaaatcggcacaaatattagcccaatactcatccatctacagatccatctacaccagcaaaaatagggttcaaaaaagaatggggaacaaaaaaggaagcaaaccgtagttacctcgttccatgggtcctccagggaggtgtcgtaggggttcgggggcgggacgtatggcacggggtcgtaggggtcccatcccgccgggatccggccgccaccggcggcagcagcctccgatgcaccggcgacggcggcggcggcggcgacgtccgtagaggggacggcgccgaagatggaggcgtcgcgcttcgagcctacctcgacgatgggattggcattctccttgtccatctctccggcggaggaagaggaagagggagagggttttttgctttggagaagatgatgggacgtgagagagttggcgatgcgtgagcgagtgagagtgacgagagagagtgcgaggaggcgtctataaaggagaggggtggttaatgcgacccgcgtcctacgcgtgcacaggtgcacgtccgcacgtcttggacttcgcaacgcgacacgcgtccacgattgcacgtctagacttctccaccgcgacccgcgtctacgcgtcaacaattgcacgtgtcctcgagtctaaccccggaaatttagatatactcgggtataccctcgagtcttatactagcattttttgtgtgctcaattttcccctcgagtgctaatactcggctagtgcaatatactcggttttaccctcaagtggctggtcaacgagagagtcaacaaatgggattaactagttaaatgagtcatttaatgtgcaaaaaNNNNNNNNNNNNNNNNNNNNNNNNNNNNNNNNNNNNNNNNNNNNNNNNNNNNNNNNNNNNNNNNNNNNNNNNNNNNNNNNNNNNNNNNNNNNNNNNNNNNATGTGTGAGAGGTGTTTCCACGACCGCAACGTGCTCAAGCCTAAACATCTTACTAAACTAACAATACACCATTGTTGCCTCGTGTCCTTATCCTTCTCAAGCAGACTTCATAGAAGAAAACTTCATATCCGATCTTTGTCATCCCTCAAATTTCAACCACACTAGTGAACCATATCCTTTAGTAGAAAAAACAAATACGGTTGTGTTATATTTTCGATAGAGACACTTTATTAGTTAAAATGTTTAAGCATTGCACCTGGTCTCTACATAACTAAGATGCGCATAACCGTATAAATCCAACTGGATCAAAACATCAAAATAGAAAATGTGCAATACAAGTAATCCTCAAAGATAGCGGAGGTCCAATCCAAAGATCATGTTGGCATCCATGTTGGATAAAATATCCTCGTATGTCCTCCAAccatgtagacacctccataaacatGTTGTGGTTCTCCACAGGTTGTAGAGAACACTATGAGCGGAGCAAAGTTGTGCACTGGTAGATAACTTGCTTAAGAGAAAAAAAATTATCATTACAACCTTGTCATTTTTATATAGCCAACCAAATAACGACAAGCACTCCCAACTTAATAAGTATTTTAAACCTATAATCTATATCTTTAGCCAATTACCGGATATATTAGCAACACTACGTGactggtataaggtagaacctattttgATGACcagccatatagatctagcaaattgGTACTATACACAAAAATGTTTGATAGTCTAATCATGGTGGCAGAATACACACTTTGTACTTCTATGCCAATTATGTTTCATACagttgtctttggtgaggattacTCCtttacgaagataccatgcaaaaataTGTCTTTAGCGGAATCTTCATCTTTCATATTTTATTGTTACTATCAATCGACACATCTTGCTAGATTAGTGTTCTatacatgaaatccacatagaatTTATCACTCTCATTTAAATTCTAATGAAATTCGTGAGACCCTTGCGTTAATTGCACTAAAGCCAAACGGGGAGTGGCAAAGCATAGCATGATGCTATCCTGGACCAACAAGTTCTATTCTGAATGTCACATTCGGTGGTGAAAACTTCATTACCTTAGTGGTTTTATCGTCTTTCAGGCACATAATATTATACAAAGCTGCATATTATTTGTGAAGTGTTATTGTAGAACCAGTGCTAGAGAGATGAAGCTAGTGAGTAACTTCGGCAAATCAAGTAGCTTACCTCGATGGACCATGATTATAAGAAGGTTAGGAGCTGTCTTAGCAACAACAAATCAGACAAGCATAATTACAAAGTAATTAAACGGATCAAAAAATGAACACTTTTGTCTTAGGAGAACTGGCCGACCCGTTCTTCGAGGAATTGGCCTCTTGCGTTCGGCGTGAATTCATGGAACTTCctataagactactcatagtgggagtaacttcactagtaactaagtgtccaactcaccAAATTTACTTATGTGGCAATGAGTTAATAAGGAGAGAGGAAGgtagagtaacatagctagttactgtaacatcacatttcccaagatacaatgagtctacaagctaattaatgaagacatcTATGAGTAATACTTTGATATGTTACATGGAGTCTGCAAGCTAATTAACCACTATGAAGACATCTATGATAATACTTTGATATGTTCATGTTACTACTTTATGTTACTTccaactatgactagtctaaacaTTCTCACAAGGTGATTAATAAAGCTCCAGTCATTCATGCTCAAAATAAATACAGTAAAAAAGTTGCGAATTCGGCTGAGGTCTTGTTTGAGATTTCTTGACTTGTTCACAAAAAATCGAGTGACCCTGTAAATAACTTGttcacaaaaaaaattaaatgatGGATTTAACGAATATACGCAGTGTTCCCGCCGGATCTTTAAAGAAAAGAATTGGGCAACGGGACAGTGGATCTGCGATGTAGTCTGTCCCTTTCTTCTTTATTTCGTGACGTCTCAGCATATGATAGTATCACCACTGGTACTAATATGATCCTTTTTCTTATTTGCAATTCCAGTGCCCTACAAGCGAAAACGACGCGTACCAAACATTGGCATCATCAGTTGCAGGTCGTCTTGGAGATGACTTGACACGATTGAAAACAACCCAaacattttttatattttgaaaCCAGAATTTTCATTTCTACCAGATGACACCTGCAAGGTTGAATTTTCTCATCTTTTCCATAAATGGTAACGAAGCATCTCTGATTTCTATTCTGTTCAGTAGCTAGCTCACCTTTTTCTACTTGTTTAACAGAGCGGTAAAAGTCTTTGCGAGCGTCGGGCAACATAGTGGAAAATCGTGGCTGATACAAAAAAAAAGACACAACATACAGTGGACATCAATTAAACCTGAAAAACacaacattttttattttcttagttACGTACAGATAGATGGCCTGAGCAAATTGCCTTTAAATTTCAGTCGTACTAGTACATCCTTGGAATACTGATTCTGAAGTAAGCTGCCTGCTTTTGCTAGCCTTTACTTAATTATTATGCATTTGTTAATTAGTTGTTACACCACTTTGCGTTTTTCTTCTGTTTTATAAAGAGGATACGTTACATCCATTAGCTGTTTGGTGGAGGGGGAACATGCTAGCCAGCCCGTAGTCTAGGGCTCTTAGCTGCCTCACATGCCATGAATCTTGAGCAACTTCGCCCCATCAGCATATTAACAAACCAAGACAAATTTATTATTCCATCTTGATTTCTTGGTACAAAAGTTGTTGATCCCTGCCATAAACAATGAGGAGTATAAAGATCGTCGACTCGTCGTGTCTTGGAATCTTTGTTATTATTTACAAAGCGCTCTAAAGATATGAATGGAGCTTCATTTCGCCTCTCTAGATTATAAGTCTGTCCTCTCCGTGATGAGTACCTACAACGTTATTACTCTGTTGGCTGAATTAGCGAAGAAAAGATGCAGTAGAAATGTTTCAAAAGTTTTAATACGTCGTACCAACCAAAATGACCAAAACTCTTAAACTTTAAACATTTTATAAATAAGAAAATGGTGACTAGTGTTAAAATAATTGACAACAGATTGCCATAGGACAATCCAGCTTGGGGGTCTTTCATCCTTGAAAATTTCAAATTAAGCTACGTGTTGCATTTTTTGTTGTCTACATTAGTGGAGCCCTTTGCCCCTTTGAAGATTTGGTATAGCATGTAATGAACATGTTAAACGACAATTGTCCAGAGCTTGCACTGCCATCTAGCTTAGCGATAGGAAAACCACCGATGAACAACATTAGATTTCGTGGAAAGATTACAAATGGGCTTGTTTAGTGTACCCCGTACAAAGAGCATATATTGTGGTTCTCTTAAGATCTTTGGCTCCGAATGGGTGTTCTCCCTTTGTTGCTGCATCCAACTTTGGGaacattatggtaacaacaaactCCATCTCCTAGCACGGGATTGCCAATGGCCTTTTCATGGTCATGTCTGCATACCTTGCATTCTCTAAACCATTAAGTTGTTTCCGAGAACAACGTCGAAAATTCCCACACGACGGCCTAGAACCATGTTCTAAGTTGTCATCAACCTCTCTACTTGTGGTAGGACCAACAATACGATCGCCGCCATGAAAAAACAATCACGACACGACTTTTTCGTGCAAGTTGCGGCCTTCTTTGCCCATAGTGGCAAGTCGAAGTGTTCACAATTGCATCTTGCCATGTGCCTAAGGATTGTGCATTAACTCGAGATACTTTGAACTCATGTGACATttttgttttcatgttttattgTTTCCTTGAGCTATGCCACTTCCCGTTGAGGTTGCAAATAAATATCTCCCTGTTGATGCATTGACAACACTTCTATAACTTTTTTCTGAAAAACGAAGAAAGAAAAAGATAAACCCATGGCAACCACACCCTAGGGATTAATGTATTCATAATAGGGTCCATCTACTTGAAAGTCAAGTGAAATTTCTTATGAAGTTGTACTTCTAAATTGAAACTCAAGACAATTTCAACTAGAATTAACAAAAGTATGCTCTAATATATGTATAGTTGTGTGCATCTAGTGATGCACACATTAAGGTTTTCCCCTTCTCGAAATCAAAACAAAACTATAGACAATGCTTGCATTTTTACAAGAGAAAAACAGGTTCCGGTTCCTTCAGTACATGGGTGAAGCAAACTACAGTAAATCTATTAGAGAAATGTTTTATTTCTTCGGCTATCATGAATCCTGACTCCTGAGTCCGAGTAGCGTGTGCCAAGTTTGAACCTGCCTGCTGTGTGCTGTCGACCAATCGCTGCGTTCGTGCACATGTAGTCCGCCTTCGTTTCATCGAAGTGATACACGCCAAAATGTTTCGACAAGCAGTGGCAAAGGACCAGGAGGAtgtagggacggatgcttgcaacttTACACCATCGATTAACCTCTAGAGACGGTTATTTTTGTAGTTATACTAACATTTACTTCCATCCTCAATGGTTGCGTTCACCTTGTCAAATTCCACCTTGCTGatctctccttgcgcttcttgtccgCTAGCTAAGCTAAGCTAGCCAGTCGGTAAAAAGGTAACAGTACGGCCTGTCTGTCGCTGCATGGATAGCGATAGTACTGTATCTTTTTTACTTTTTACAGTAACCGTGGAGATCAAAACCCTCGGCGCCACTGCCGCACCAGCCGAAGTTGAGGTTGGAGACGTGCTCCTCGGAGAAGAacccggcgccgccgtcgccggcgatCGCGTCTGGGCCAGCGAGCCACTCCTCCGTGAGGCCGTAGCCGCCGGACTTGCCCGCGTCGTACGAGTACGCGCCGTGCCATTTTGTGTCCAGCATGGGCAGCAGAGACGAGCAGCCCGTGGTGGCGGCCGCCGCCGAGTCCAGGAAGGACGCGCCGAACCCCATGAAGCCCGGGTGGTCGAAGACGGCGTTGCTGGAGTAGGGCGACGCCTCGTCGTTCAACACGGCGCTCGAGTCGCTGTCGGAGGAGCCGTCCTTGAAGACCGCCCCGCCTcccatcaccgccgccgcctgctgctGCAGGCGGTCCTCCTCCCCGGCGTCCGCATTGCCGGCGACCTCCGCCTTCACCGCCGCCCTGTCCGGGACGGACAGCCTCTCCCGCAGCTCCTGTATCTCGGCGGCGAGCGCGTCCTTGTCGCGGCGCAGCGCGTCGCAGTCGGAGCGGAGCGCGTCGTGGCGGGCGCGGAGCGCGTTGAAGTCGCGCTCCAGCTGCTTGGTCTTCCAGCGGGCGCGGCGGTTCTGGAACCAGACggcgacctggcgcgggtgcaggGCGAGGTCGCGCGCGATGCGGGCCTTGCGCTCCGGGTCCAGCTTGTTGTCCGTCTCGAAGCTGCGCTCCAGCGCGCGCACCTGCTCCAGCGCCAGCCGCCGCTTCTTCCCGCCCAGCCCGCACGACGACAGcgcccccgcctcgtcgtcgtactccgcctcctccgcctcggcctcgtcGTGCTCCATGTACGGCTCCAGCATGTTCTCCTTCTCCTCAGCGAACGCCACCTTCTCCCCTGCGATACGCGCATGGTTAGCTACCCTACTTCTTGCACATGATCCTAGAAATCACTTCAATGCTTAGATTAGAAACTGCTCCGAATTGCCATTGCTGGACGCAAATGGAGTAGACAGAGATGCATGTATGCTCATATATGTCAAAAGGGCACACACTTTGCACTAAAAATTTAAGCTCAAAAGCGATGTTGGTACTACTTTAATCCGCACACATAAACATCAAGCAAGCAATCAAGAAGTACACGAAACACGGGGGGAGATTTCGCCGCAGCTGCAGTACCTGGTTCAGGCGATTCTTTGCTGCGTGTCGGCCTCTTGATCTGCCTCTTCATTCGCTCCGGGAGGAACGAGATGGCCCGGAATTGGAAATGGGGATGGTTTCCACTCCTAGTTGTGATGTGGGGGATAGAGTGCTCGAGGAGGAGCACACTCCTTTTGgcttgcggcggcgacggcctttGCCGCTGGTGCTTGGGGTGTCGTGATCGTAAAGACGATCTGGATGGGAGCGAGGACGGAAGGGAGAGGTGAGGTCACTCGCTGCAGGGGCAATCAACTGATGCAAGCGCCCATAGATGGCGTATAAATAAAAGCAGGCAGCTAGCCTGGCAGGGCACCCCCGGTTGGGCAGTGGCGAGATATCATGTGGCAGAGGTTTTTGTATCGCTCATGTGTTGGCAATTGGTGTACACAGCTTGGACCATGCGTTTAGGATGAGTTTTCCTTGCATCATTTACTGGGTACCTTATCGATATGTCAATTTCTCACTTAATGATTGGTATCCAAAGGTATTTACTCTATGTCACAATAGTTTCACGATCATACCAATAAATTGTGTTCACATGAATTTTTTTAACAATCTGTGACGGTTTAAAGTTTGAAGAGGCACTAATTTCTTGATCTTACCAATAAATTGTGTACTCATGACAAATTTCAATTATCTAACAACTTGCGACGGCTTAACGGATTTAAGAGGCACAAATTTCTCGATCTTGCGAAGATTATGATTTTCCAACTTTAACTATCGGAAGAAGATAGGATGGCAATACAACGGGTTTTAACTGAGGAGTTGCCTCCAGATGCATGCCTAAACCCCCATATCTCCCCATTGCTCGTCACTGAAGACATCCATACGATAAAATTCAAGAGACAACTATCTAACTTTCATGGATATCAATGAAACAAATAAAAGCAACAACATTAACCATTTGTACATCAAATTAAATCCGCATGGTTGGGGAAAGATTTGGGGTTTTGCGGTTTAGGGTCTGGGATAGGGGACTGTCTACATGGTTACACTCACGACCGCGTGGACCTTAATTACTTGTCATACGGATATCTAGCGATTATCAACGATCCAAGCATGCACCTGTACCAAAACGTTTAAGTTTGTGGACACTCGCTCGCTAGTGAATATCCGTTTGCACCCTTCAAATACATCTCAAAATGGCGGGATATCTACAAGAGAGGAACATGGTGAAGATTGAGGGTTTGTGTTGTATTGACAAACAAGCCACATTTGTCATATTCACAAGGCAGGGCTCGAGTGGCAAAGCTTGACGGAAACTAAGGGAGGAGGGGCAAAAAATACGATAGTTTGGTGAGAGGGGCAAAAGACTCAAAATCTTCCACATAAgcctttaaaaaaataaaaaactgaaGAACTTCATACAAATTGTGAAGTGGTGCCCCTAGCTTGTACTAAATTCCGCCACTGTATATCTCGTCAGCATATGCGATGCATACATTTAACAAGAAGCCCCACGCACCCAACATATCAACATATCATGTTTGCCAAAAATCCCCCTCGCATTTCTAAATACCATAAACCGGAGAATTCTACTATGTCCTAAAATCTAGTAACTCGTGAAATAAATTTTCACTACATGCGTTCACGAAAATAATGTGTGTACTTTTAATCAAAAAATGTCAATTCGTATTGGTTGGACCGATTTCATAGATAAACATGAACATATACaatattgaataaatctattataAAATGCATTCCCAATGGATCCATCGCTATTGATTTGATGTTGTAGACATTAATATGTGTGTATATAAAATTGATCAAACCTGTACAAGACTTTGACTTATGAGTATAAAAGTTAATTAGATAGTACACTATAAAAACAATATATTTTGTAAACAGTGGATCTATTAATTGTAGGCGTTTATATGTTTGTGTCTACAAAATTTAGAAACCTACAAGAACATTGAAATTTCAATATTAATGTATGCCATTTTTTTGGAACGGAAGGACAAAAAAAATCCAGTGAAacttgtcatgaattgatggcgTTGGAGAAAAATGTGAAATTTGCTCTAATATATCCTTGAAAAACCGGAATAATGTAGTACCATGAAACCCAGAAAATGTGTGAACTTGTTGGACCTCACAACCGCATGCACATGGTATATAACCACAAAATATCAAGCAGCGGAACTAGTCTTCCAACCATGGTTAAGACGGTTGCAGTTTCAGCTAACCAGCAGCTCC contains:
- the LOC124696264 gene encoding homeobox-leucine zipper protein HOX13-like, giving the protein MKRQIKRPTRSKESPEPGEKVAFAEEKENMLEPYMEHDEAEAEEAEYDDEAGALSSCGLGGKKRRLALEQVRALERSFETDNKLDPERKARIARDLALHPRQVAVWFQNRRARWKTKQLERDFNALRARHDALRSDCDALRRDKDALAAEIQELRERLSVPDRAAVKAEVAGNADAGEEDRLQQQAAAVMGGGAVFKDGSSDSDSSAVLNDEASPYSSNAVFDHPGFMGFGASFLDSAAAATTGCSSLLPMLDTKWHGAYSYDAGKSGGYGLTEEWLAGPDAIAGDGGAGFFSEEHVSNLNFGWCGSGAEGFDLHGYCKK